GCGGTAGCCGAGCCCGTGGATCTCGAGCTCCTTCACGAAGCCCTTGAAAACCCCCTCCACCATGTTCGCGATGAGGCTGCGGGTCAGCCCATGGAGGGAGCGATCCTGCCGGGAGTCGCTCTGGCGGGTGACCTTCACGAACTCACCCTCAACTTCGACGCCAGGGCGCTCGTGAATCTCCTGGGTCAAGGCGCCCTTGGGGCCCTTCACCATCACGGTGGTTCCCTCGAGCTTCACTTCCACCCCTTTCGGGAGGGGAATCAGTTTGTTTCCAATGCGCGACATCGCTAACGCCTCACCAGATTTCGCAGAGCAATTCCCCGCCTACGCCCAGGGTGCGGGCCTCGTTGTCGGTCACAACGCCCCGGGAGGTGGAGATGATGGCGATTCCCAAGCCGTTGAGGACATTGGGCACTTCATCGCGGTCCACATAGACGCGACGACCGGGCCGGCTCACCCGCTTCAGCCCTGTCAAAACCTTATTTTCATCGACCCAGGGGAAGAGATCGATAATGACTTCCTCTTGCCCCACGGTGCCGGGCTTCACGTCAAATCCCTTGATGAAACCGTTCGTCCGGAGAATCCCCAAGATCTGTTTTTTGATCCCGCTACCCGGAACCGTCGTTTTCGCGTGCCCGGCCTGCTGCGCGTTGCGGATGCGGGTCAACAGATCGGCAATCGGATCAGTCATAGACATGCTGTGGTTTTCTCCCTACCAGCTCGACTTCGTGACCCCGGGGATCTCCCCCCGAAGGGCCAGGTTCCGGAAGCAAATGCGGCAAAGCTTGAAGCGCCGCAGATACCCGCGCGGGCGTCCGCACTTCTGGCAACGGGTATAGGCACGAACGCCAAATTTCGGTGTCTTCTTCTGTTTGGCGATCAGACATTTTTTTGCCACGCTTTCTCTCTCCCTAATCCGTCCGGAACGGAAATCCCAAATGGCGGAGGAGGGCCCGGCCCTCCTCGTCCGTCTTGGCGGTGGTGTTGACCACCACGCCCAGCCCGCGCGACCGGTCGACCTTTTCCACGTCAATCTCCGGGAAGATCACCTGCTCGCGGATGCCGAGGCTGTAATTCCCCCTCCCGTCGAAGGACTTGGAGCTGAGCCCGCGGAAATCCCGCACCCGGGGGATGGCAACGCTGACCAACCGATCGATGAACTCCCACATCCGCACGCGCCGAAGCGTCACCATGGCGCCAATGGACATCCCGGCCCGCAGCTTGAAGTTGGCGATCGACATGCGGGCCTTGGTCACGACGGGCTTTTGTCCGGAAATCGCCGTCAGCTCCTCTACCCCGCT
This genomic window from bacterium contains:
- the rplF gene encoding 50S ribosomal protein L6, which codes for MSRIGNKLIPLPKGVEVKLEGTTVMVKGPKGALTQEIHERPGVEVEGEFVKVTRQSDSRQDRSLHGLTRSLIANMVEGVFKGFVKELEIHGLGYRVEAQGKGLVLHVGYSHPVRIEPIEGIDFEVQSDRQRNAIKVVGIDKQKVGWVAAEIRKIKPPEPYKGKGIRYTGEYVRRKVGKSGV
- the rpsH gene encoding 30S ribosomal protein S8 translates to MSMTDPIADLLTRIRNAQQAGHAKTTVPGSGIKKQILGILRTNGFIKGFDVKPGTVGQEEVIIDLFPWVDENKVLTGLKRVSRPGRRVYVDRDEVPNVLNGLGIAIISTSRGVVTDNEARTLGVGGELLCEIW
- a CDS encoding type Z 30S ribosomal protein S14 — its product is MAKKCLIAKQKKTPKFGVRAYTRCQKCGRPRGYLRRFKLCRICFRNLALRGEIPGVTKSSW
- the rplE gene encoding 50S ribosomal protein L5 — protein: MTYVPRLLEKYRSDVVEQLRKEFSYKNVMQVPTLAKVTLNMGLGEAIQTASILESGVEELTAISGQKPVVTKARMSIANFKLRAGMSIGAMVTLRRVRMWEFIDRLVSVAIPRVRDFRGLSSKSFDGRGNYSLGIREQVIFPEIDVEKVDRSRGLGVVVNTTAKTDEEGRALLRHLGFPFRTD